A genomic window from Fusarium falciforme chromosome 2, complete sequence includes:
- a CDS encoding DUF202 domain-containing protein, with product MTSRQNDSIDDEDLTVHACCAPLESFTRPVNVSEISEEERRPFFHWPYFGPLLVENESSDARDHCANERTFLSYLRLSIYMAIVSVAITLSFHLKTEATPLELRMAKPLGTIFWALSVMTLFAGMGNYITTVNKYSRRAAIVQIGWKTHAIFSITAVAIIGTCLILLVIAKIRNSSS from the exons ATGACGTCCCGTCAGAACGACAgcatcgacgatgaggacctCACGGTTCACGCGTGCTGCGCGCCGCTCGAGAGCTTCACCCGACCCGTCAACGTCAGTGAAATAAG cgaggaggagcggAGACCCTTCTTCCACTGGCCTTACTTTGGGCCTCTGCTGGTTGAGAACGAGAGCAGTGATGCGAGGGATCACTGCGCAAACGAGAGAA CTTTCCTCTCATACCTACGCCTCTCAATCTACATGGCCATCGTATCGGTTGCCATCACCCTCTCCTTTCACCTCAAGACCGAGGCGACGCCGCTGGAGCTGCGCATGGCCAAACCCCTCGGCACCATCTTCTGGGCCCTGTCCGTCATGACCCTGTTTGCCGGCATGGGCAACTACATCA CAACTGTCAACAAGTATAGCCGTAGAGCGGCAATCGTTCAGATTGGTTGGAAGACGCATGCC ATATTCAGCATCACAGCTGTAGCCATCATAGGAACTTGCCTCATCCTGCTTGTCATTGCCAAGATTCGCAACTCAAGTTCATGA